The Candidatus Saccharibacteria bacterium oral taxon 488 genome has a segment encoding these proteins:
- the ligA gene encoding NAD-dependent DNA ligase LigA translates to MTVRQLDRQAAEQRIVKLRDLINDYRYHYHVLDESIMSEAAADSLKHELSQLEEQFPELVTPDSPTQRVAGKALSKFAKVQHQTRMISLQDVFDRAEVAAWIERMHKVRSDITEEFLCDIKMDGLACALIYEDGVLARAVTRGDGLVGEDVTMNVRTIQNVPLILRANQRFAHFLRGRTEIRGEIVMHKADFAALNQRRRAAGQPEFANPRNLAAGTIRQLDPKLVAERPLNFVGYDIIRDNLEDTPTIAFGYQMMNELGITTSRQTQIVYGLDEVMSYVDHLDEVRQSLQFNTDGAVIKLNDRRQFAELGIVGKTPRAAVAYKFAAEEATTIIRDIVISIGRTGAATPVAVFDPVVVAGTTVQHASLHNADEISRLDVRRGDTVVIFKAGDIIPQVQAVLKELRAADSKPIDYSAELARQYPELEFVRPAGEAVYRVKGLSGPLILKRSLAHFASKGALDIDTLGEKNVEALVEAGLVNDLADIYKLTKDDLLQLERFAEISAQKLIDAIAAKKQPVLERFLFGLGIRHVGAQTAIDLTNHFESLEAMSRATIDKLREVDGVGEIVAESIVAWFADEDNVTLLEKFADLGVTPQFSQKSDRLAGQSFVITGTLQSMGRDAAAEKIRNLGGTFQTAVAKDTTYLVAGGKVGASKLKKAEQYRTKIIDEQTLLELIR, encoded by the coding sequence ATGACAGTGCGCCAGCTTGATAGGCAGGCGGCCGAGCAACGAATTGTCAAACTGCGAGATCTGATCAATGATTATCGCTATCACTATCATGTGCTCGACGAATCGATCATGAGCGAGGCGGCGGCTGATAGCCTGAAACACGAACTGTCGCAACTAGAAGAGCAGTTTCCTGAACTCGTTACACCAGACAGCCCAACCCAGCGGGTGGCCGGAAAAGCGCTCAGTAAATTCGCTAAGGTTCAGCATCAAACGCGAATGATTTCGCTGCAGGACGTATTTGACCGGGCAGAAGTTGCGGCGTGGATAGAGCGTATGCACAAAGTGCGTAGTGACATCACTGAAGAATTTTTGTGTGATATCAAGATGGATGGCCTGGCCTGCGCGCTAATTTATGAGGACGGTGTGCTGGCGCGGGCCGTGACGCGTGGCGACGGACTAGTTGGTGAAGATGTGACCATGAATGTGCGGACGATTCAGAATGTGCCGCTAATCCTGCGCGCTAACCAGCGATTTGCTCATTTTTTGCGCGGTCGAACGGAGATTCGTGGTGAAATTGTGATGCACAAGGCCGACTTTGCAGCATTAAACCAGCGTCGGCGAGCGGCCGGTCAGCCAGAATTTGCTAATCCGCGTAACTTGGCGGCGGGGACGATTCGCCAGCTTGATCCAAAACTGGTGGCAGAGCGTCCGCTCAATTTTGTTGGCTATGACATTATTCGCGACAACCTTGAGGACACGCCGACGATTGCCTTTGGCTATCAAATGATGAACGAGCTGGGTATCACCACTAGTCGGCAGACACAAATTGTCTATGGCTTGGATGAAGTGATGAGCTATGTTGATCATCTGGATGAAGTGCGTCAGTCACTGCAGTTTAACACCGACGGAGCGGTCATCAAGCTCAACGACCGGCGACAGTTTGCCGAGCTGGGTATTGTCGGCAAAACACCGCGAGCGGCAGTGGCGTATAAATTTGCCGCCGAAGAAGCTACAACCATCATCCGCGATATCGTCATTTCCATCGGTCGAACCGGTGCGGCCACGCCAGTAGCGGTGTTCGACCCGGTGGTGGTGGCCGGTACGACGGTGCAGCACGCTAGTCTGCATAATGCTGATGAAATTTCTCGGCTGGATGTGCGCCGCGGCGACACGGTGGTTATTTTTAAGGCGGGCGACATAATCCCTCAAGTACAAGCCGTACTGAAAGAATTGCGGGCGGCAGATTCTAAGCCGATTGATTACTCGGCAGAATTGGCTCGCCAATATCCAGAGCTAGAATTTGTAAGGCCAGCAGGCGAGGCGGTGTACCGCGTTAAAGGTTTGAGTGGCCCGCTGATTTTGAAGCGGTCTCTGGCGCACTTTGCCTCCAAAGGCGCGCTGGATATTGATACGCTGGGCGAGAAAAATGTCGAGGCGCTGGTCGAGGCTGGGCTGGTTAATGACTTGGCGGATATTTACAAGTTGACGAAAGATGATTTACTGCAGCTGGAGCGCTTCGCTGAGATTTCTGCGCAAAAACTCATTGATGCCATTGCTGCTAAAAAACAGCCAGTGTTGGAACGATTTTTGTTCGGCCTCGGCATTCGTCATGTCGGCGCGCAGACGGCAATTGATCTGACAAACCACTTTGAGAGTCTTGAGGCTATGTCTCGCGCGACCATTGATAAGCTGCGCGAAGTGGATGGTGTGGGTGAAATTGTTGCCGAGTCAATTGTGGCATGGTTTGCTGATGAAGACAATGTGACGCTGCTCGAAAAATTTGCTGACTTGGGCGTGACGCCGCAGTTTAGCCAAAAATCTGACCGCCTGGCTGGCCAAAGTTTTGTTATCACCGGCACCCTGCAGTCGATGGGTCGTGATGCTGCTGCTGAAAAAATCCGTAATCTTGGCGGCACCTTCCAAACCGCTGTTGCAAAAGATACAACATATTTGGTAGCGGGCGGTAAAGTTGGCGCCAGTAAATTGAAAAAAGCCGAACAATACCGCACCAAAATTATTGATGAACAAACATTGTTAGAGCTTATACGATAA
- a CDS encoding LemA family protein: MDAVIITLIIVGVVIVLIVAFLIGTYNGLVTLRNRVEEAWSDITVQLKRRTDLIPNLVNSVKGYATHEKEVFEKVTEARSAIMGAKGVADTAQAENMLEGALKSLFAVAEAYPELKANENFLQLQQELVDTEDKIQASRRFYNGGVRDLNTRIQRFPANMVAGMFGFQAKEFFEVADRASVENPVEVKF, from the coding sequence ATGGATGCAGTAATAATAACCTTAATTATCGTTGGTGTCGTTATCGTTCTGATCGTGGCGTTTTTGATCGGTACGTACAACGGACTGGTGACGCTGCGTAACCGCGTCGAGGAAGCATGGAGTGATATCACTGTCCAGCTCAAACGCCGGACTGACTTGATTCCAAACCTGGTTAACTCAGTCAAGGGCTACGCCACGCACGAGAAAGAAGTATTTGAAAAGGTTACTGAAGCGCGGTCGGCTATTATGGGTGCCAAAGGCGTGGCTGATACGGCTCAGGCGGAGAATATGTTAGAGGGTGCCCTAAAGAGCCTGTTCGCTGTCGCTGAGGCGTATCCGGAACTGAAGGCTAATGAGAACTTCTTGCAGCTACAGCAAGAACTGGTTGACACTGAGGATAAGATTCAGGCATCGCGTCGCTTTTATAATGGCGGCGTTCGCGATTTGAACACAAGGATTCAAAGGTTCCCAGCTAACATGGTTGCCGGCATGTTCGGCTTCCAGGCAAAAGAATTCTTTGAGGTTGCTGATCGAGCAAGTGTTGAGAATCCAGTCGAGGTGAAATTCTAA
- a CDS encoding non-canonical purine NTP pyrophosphatase, producing the protein MMKTITFITGNQHKADYLSRMLGLPLKHRAVDLAEIQSTSLEEVVEHKVRQAYKIAKCPVLIEDVALEFTALGGLPGPFIKFFVEAPNGLENLCRMLDGFGDRSAVAACVFGYCDGEQVKLFRAELGGVIAKHPAGDGGFGWDKIFCPDGYEGKTRAELTPDEDAETYRLFKPIDVVRQFLATLE; encoded by the coding sequence GTGATGAAGACAATCACTTTTATCACCGGCAATCAGCACAAAGCAGATTATTTATCGCGCATGCTAGGTCTACCGCTGAAACATCGGGCGGTTGATTTAGCAGAGATTCAATCAACTAGTTTGGAGGAAGTCGTTGAGCATAAGGTGCGTCAGGCGTATAAAATCGCCAAATGTCCGGTTTTGATTGAGGATGTGGCGCTTGAGTTTACAGCATTGGGAGGACTGCCGGGTCCGTTTATTAAGTTTTTTGTGGAGGCGCCGAACGGTTTAGAGAATCTTTGCCGGATGCTTGATGGCTTTGGCGATCGATCGGCAGTGGCGGCATGTGTGTTTGGCTATTGTGACGGCGAGCAGGTCAAACTATTCCGCGCTGAACTTGGTGGCGTCATCGCCAAGCACCCTGCCGGCGATGGCGGCTTTGGCTGGGATAAAATATTTTGCCCGGATGGCTACGAGGGTAAAACTCGTGCCGAATTAACGCCAGATGAGGACGCTGAGACGTACCGCTTATTCAAGCCAATCGATGTCGTCCGCCAATTTCTCGCCACACTTGAATAA
- a CDS encoding GNAT family N-acetyltransferase, whose amino-acid sequence MDELTIERASHIAESDVADITNLIAALTSKPHPADAELLQQIIDSPSHVLLLARLSGKIVGMATAALLLGPAAGRKIYLDDFVTDPNVQGKGVGSRLWDAVIDWGREQGALKLEFTSRPEREAAQRFYLKKGAVVRSTNAFAKQL is encoded by the coding sequence ATGGACGAATTGACAATTGAACGCGCATCCCACATCGCCGAATCTGATGTGGCAGACATCACTAACCTCATCGCGGCACTCACTAGTAAGCCGCACCCAGCTGATGCTGAGTTATTGCAGCAGATCATTGACTCGCCAAGTCATGTGCTGCTATTGGCGCGGCTATCGGGCAAGATTGTCGGCATGGCAACGGCAGCACTGCTACTCGGGCCGGCTGCTGGGCGCAAAATCTACCTCGACGATTTTGTGACCGACCCGAATGTACAGGGTAAGGGTGTTGGTTCTCGACTCTGGGACGCTGTCATCGACTGGGGCCGCGAGCAGGGTGCCTTGAAATTAGAATTCACATCGCGCCCAGAACGTGAAGCAGCGCAGCGATTCTACTTGAAAAAAGGCGCGGTCGTGCGTAGCACTAATGCCTTCGCCAAACAATTGTAG
- a CDS encoding prepilin-type N-terminal cleavage/methylation domain-containing protein — translation MIRKHGFTVIEVLIVVVVIGILAGIGLVSYNGWRKETVRKAITSDLQNALSAAEQEKNFKGSYPTTLPQSFKSGSPDIVITVRTIPPSGSTPAAICIEGTSSRQQLQMHIKSTERKVVDGAC, via the coding sequence ATGATACGAAAGCATGGATTTACCGTCATAGAAGTACTAATTGTCGTTGTGGTTATCGGCATCTTGGCGGGTATCGGTCTCGTCAGCTATAACGGGTGGCGCAAAGAGACGGTGCGTAAGGCTATAACGTCAGATCTACAGAATGCGCTATCAGCGGCGGAGCAGGAAAAAAACTTCAAAGGGTCATACCCAACGACATTGCCGCAGTCGTTCAAGAGTGGCTCGCCAGACATCGTAATCACTGTACGAACAATCCCGCCGTCTGGCTCGACGCCGGCCGCGATCTGCATTGAGGGGACGAGTAGTCGCCAGCAACTCCAGATGCACATCAAGAGCACTGAGCGCAAGGTAGTCGACGGCGCCTGTTAG
- a CDS encoding DUF1653 domain-containing protein: MSKGVYRHSKSGKLYKVIGLALETETEDLLVIYRPLYENEYELFARPVSMFTETIVLDGKSVPRFQKINSKAQV; this comes from the coding sequence ATTAGCAAGGGTGTATACCGGCACAGCAAATCAGGCAAGCTATACAAGGTGATCGGCCTCGCATTGGAAACTGAGACGGAAGATCTTTTGGTGATCTATCGACCTCTCTATGAAAATGAATATGAACTATTCGCCCGCCCCGTCAGTATGTTTACGGAAACAATAGTACTGGACGGGAAATCTGTGCCGCGATTTCAGAAAATAAACTCCAAAGCTCAGGTGTAA
- a CDS encoding M48 family metalloprotease: MYSAISHNKRNTVLIMAVFVAIIGVIGVLVGMYLRNYSLSLIIVGCALLYAWLQYYIAGKLAMAMSGAQQIEKKDAPELWRVVENLAIASGMPMPKVYIIDDPAPNAFATGRDPKHAIVGATTGLLEIMDKRELEAVMAHEMSHVRNYDIRVSMIAFGLVSAIGLLADIALRMMIYGDDDDGDTSPIVYIVGIIVVILAPILATITQLAVSRQREYLADASGALLTRDSEGLAMALEKLQSYGRPMRRQSTSTANLFMNNPLRPGFFSKLFSTHPPLEDRIARLRSNATKM; this comes from the coding sequence ATGTATAGTGCAATTTCTCATAATAAGCGAAACACCGTGCTGATCATGGCAGTGTTTGTGGCGATTATCGGCGTAATCGGTGTACTGGTCGGTATGTATCTACGGAACTATTCATTGTCGTTGATCATTGTCGGTTGTGCGCTGCTTTATGCGTGGTTACAATATTATATCGCTGGTAAATTGGCCATGGCGATGAGCGGTGCGCAGCAGATTGAAAAGAAGGATGCGCCGGAGCTGTGGCGAGTAGTAGAAAACCTCGCGATTGCTTCCGGCATGCCGATGCCAAAAGTCTACATTATTGACGATCCAGCGCCAAACGCGTTTGCGACGGGCCGCGATCCAAAGCACGCTATCGTCGGTGCGACTACTGGGCTGTTGGAAATTATGGACAAGCGCGAACTCGAGGCGGTGATGGCGCACGAGATGAGTCATGTGCGTAATTACGATATTCGCGTTAGTATGATTGCCTTTGGGTTGGTGAGTGCTATTGGGTTGCTTGCTGATATCGCACTCCGGATGATGATATATGGCGATGATGATGACGGGGATACCAGCCCGATTGTCTACATCGTGGGTATTATAGTAGTAATCTTGGCACCGATTTTAGCAACGATTACGCAACTGGCAGTCAGCCGCCAGCGCGAGTATCTCGCGGATGCTTCGGGCGCGCTCTTGACTCGCGACTCGGAGGGGTTGGCGATGGCACTGGAGAAATTACAAAGTTATGGTCGGCCAATGCGCAGGCAGAGTACTTCAACAGCGAACTTGTTTATGAATAATCCGCTGCGTCCTGGCTTTTTCTCAAAGTTATTTAGCACCCATCCGCCACTAGAAGATCGAATCGCACGTCTGCGAAGTAATGCAACGAAGATGTAA
- the secG gene encoding preprotein translocase subunit SecG, with product MSLDTILPYVTLGSAILMIIAILLQQRGASLGAGFGSSGELFTTRRGFDKNLFDVTIVFAVVFVLSILASLVLPSLKG from the coding sequence ATGTCACTTGATACTATTTTGCCGTATGTCACATTAGGATCAGCCATTTTGATGATCATTGCCATATTGTTGCAGCAGCGTGGTGCTAGCTTGGGCGCAGGCTTTGGCTCGTCGGGCGAGCTGTTCACCACGCGGCGAGGTTTTGACAAGAACTTGTTTGATGTGACTATTGTGTTTGCTGTTGTGTTCGTGCTGTCGATCTTGGCGAGTTTGGTGTTGCCGAGTCTGAAGGGCTAG
- a CDS encoding HD domain-containing protein, translating to MKRPPNVQHILQLISSLIVPMYYIHRDIVPPKRSPLRENDAEHSWALALLACALAPQINPKLDIGKVAQFAIVHDVVEVYSGDVSAMDSQAANSSERKIREAAALERIQSDFSYMPWIAETIKEYESFSSEEACFVYALDKFMPVAYDYLDGGEYAHHCRTTREAYQYHMIPHREKAQRHPVVGRYYDEVRALLDAQLDHFYDPENVV from the coding sequence ATGAAACGACCTCCAAATGTTCAGCATATACTCCAGCTGATTAGTTCATTAATCGTGCCGATGTATTATATTCATCGTGATATCGTGCCGCCAAAACGATCACCACTGAGGGAAAATGATGCGGAACATTCCTGGGCTTTAGCATTGTTAGCGTGTGCGCTCGCTCCGCAGATTAATCCGAAATTAGATATTGGTAAAGTTGCCCAATTTGCCATTGTTCATGATGTTGTAGAGGTCTATTCGGGTGATGTATCGGCAATGGATAGCCAGGCGGCAAATTCATCTGAGCGAAAAATTCGTGAGGCAGCAGCGTTGGAGCGTATTCAATCAGATTTCTCATATATGCCATGGATCGCTGAAACGATTAAGGAATACGAATCTTTTTCTAGCGAAGAAGCATGTTTCGTCTATGCGCTTGATAAATTTATGCCGGTTGCCTATGACTATCTTGATGGAGGTGAGTATGCTCATCATTGTCGCACAACTCGTGAAGCGTACCAGTATCATATGATACCGCATCGCGAAAAGGCCCAGAGACATCCTGTTGTTGGTCGATATTATGATGAGGTGCGGGCGCTGCTAGATGCTCAGCTAGATCATTTTTATGATCCAGAAAATGTAGTATAA
- a CDS encoding AbrB/MazE/SpoVT family DNA-binding domain-containing protein produces MTKPKSRHAWTVKVGERGQIVIPKEARDIFNIKPGDTLIMLGDKQQGIAIPTKNKVIDTITAVLNDTEMKS; encoded by the coding sequence ATGACAAAACCAAAGAGTAGACATGCTTGGACAGTCAAGGTTGGCGAACGCGGGCAAATTGTGATACCCAAAGAGGCACGAGATATTTTTAATATCAAGCCTGGCGATACACTTATCATGCTCGGCGACAAGCAGCAAGGAATTGCTATTCCGACTAAGAATAAAGTCATTGATACAATCACCGCCGTACTCAATGATACGGAGATGAAATCATGA
- a CDS encoding phosphate acetyltransferase, producing MNQHIRDLAKILASNPPRVVFPEGDNHIIQQAARALEESGAVQPVLLDGKEDAISRGATMLTSGEADVMVAGIDHPTKDVLRAGLKIVGLAPDIRYASSFFVIDIPQFQGGEQGLLLFADCGMNIQPNAEQLAAIAVASAGSAASLGWEPRVAMLSYSTKGSAGGDSVELVTQALRLVKTERPDILIDGELQLDAAIVPAIGQKKSPDSPVAGRANVLVFPNLDSGNIAYKLAEHLAGGHAYGPILQGFARPISDLSRGSSVDDVIGATLITASMARTS from the coding sequence ATGAATCAGCACATACGAGACTTAGCAAAAATTTTAGCTTCAAATCCGCCGCGCGTGGTATTTCCTGAGGGCGATAATCACATCATCCAGCAGGCAGCGCGCGCACTAGAAGAAAGTGGTGCGGTGCAGCCGGTGCTGCTTGATGGGAAAGAGGACGCTATCAGTCGCGGTGCGACGATGCTAACGAGCGGCGAGGCTGACGTTATGGTGGCTGGGATTGATCATCCAACGAAAGACGTGCTGCGAGCTGGACTCAAAATTGTTGGGCTGGCACCTGATATTCGGTATGCATCCAGCTTTTTCGTGATAGACATTCCACAGTTTCAGGGTGGCGAACAAGGTTTATTGCTCTTTGCCGACTGCGGCATGAACATTCAGCCAAACGCCGAGCAACTGGCGGCAATTGCTGTGGCTTCAGCGGGTAGTGCAGCGTCACTTGGCTGGGAGCCGCGCGTGGCTATGTTGTCATACTCAACGAAAGGCAGCGCTGGTGGCGACAGTGTCGAGCTCGTCACGCAGGCACTACGGCTCGTCAAAACAGAGAGACCCGATATATTAATTGATGGCGAACTGCAATTAGACGCGGCAATCGTCCCGGCTATCGGCCAGAAAAAATCACCGGACAGTCCGGTTGCTGGCAGAGCTAATGTCCTTGTTTTCCCTAATCTTGATTCTGGCAATATCGCTTATAAGCTAGCCGAACACCTGGCTGGCGGCCATGCATACGGGCCGATCTTGCAGGGTTTTGCTCGGCCAATCAGCGACCTATCTCGCGGCTCCAGCGTTGATGATGTGATTGGCGCCACGCTTATTACTGCCAGTATGGCGCGAACTTCATAG
- a CDS encoding ABC transporter permease: protein MRSLLFAKRCTKEVVRDPINLFFGLVFPLVLLGLLSIINASIPAEANNTMFAIRNLAPGIAMFGTAFLALFSGMLLAKDRTSSFLMRLFTSPMTARDFIIGYTIPMIIIATMQAVITLVIACFIGLDFSVHIIGAIVITTVTSLLFVGCGLFFGSLINERAVGGICGALLTNVAGWLSGVFVPVDLIGGGFKMVAEALPFYHSVAAIKGSIEGNWQVITPHLLIVLCYTTVIFTLAIYIFRRKMTGRNT, encoded by the coding sequence ATGAGATCATTACTATTTGCTAAACGCTGTACAAAAGAAGTTGTACGCGATCCGATCAATCTATTCTTTGGATTAGTCTTTCCACTCGTTTTGCTTGGACTGCTCTCTATTATAAATGCCAGCATTCCCGCCGAAGCCAATAACACTATGTTTGCCATCAGAAATTTGGCACCAGGTATCGCAATGTTCGGTACGGCATTCCTAGCACTATTCTCAGGCATGCTCCTAGCAAAAGACCGAACCTCGTCATTCCTGATGCGTCTGTTTACCTCGCCTATGACAGCCCGAGATTTTATCATTGGATACACAATTCCGATGATTATCATTGCTACCATGCAGGCAGTGATTACCCTCGTTATCGCCTGCTTTATCGGGCTCGACTTTTCAGTGCATATTATTGGGGCAATCGTTATTACAACGGTAACGTCGCTTCTATTTGTTGGATGTGGGTTATTCTTCGGCAGTCTCATTAACGAGCGAGCAGTTGGCGGTATATGTGGCGCCCTGCTCACCAATGTCGCTGGCTGGCTGTCGGGCGTATTTGTCCCGGTTGATCTCATCGGTGGTGGTTTTAAAATGGTTGCGGAAGCACTGCCATTTTACCACAGTGTTGCCGCCATTAAAGGCAGCATTGAGGGGAATTGGCAAGTCATCACACCACATCTACTGATCGTTTTGTGTTATACCACCGTTATCTTCACACTCGCTATCTATATCTTTCGGCGAAAGATGACCGGACGAAACACCTAA
- a CDS encoding phage holin family protein: MRRQFAIFFVRWILNSVGIWVAVRLLGTSEPVVETTATFVLAGLIFSIVNSILKPIVVILSLPAILLTLGLFTLVVNGIMVYISLALAPGLSMSFGSSILAGIILSLVNYIVSSAFVIKPAPE; the protein is encoded by the coding sequence ATGAGACGACAATTTGCAATATTTTTTGTCAGGTGGATACTTAATTCTGTTGGCATCTGGGTGGCGGTGCGGCTTCTCGGGACGAGTGAGCCAGTGGTCGAGACGACGGCAACGTTTGTCCTCGCTGGTTTAATTTTTTCGATCGTCAACTCTATCTTAAAACCAATCGTTGTCATTTTATCACTACCGGCGATCTTGCTCACACTCGGTTTATTTACGCTGGTAGTGAATGGCATCATGGTTTACATATCATTGGCACTGGCGCCGGGATTATCCATGAGTTTTGGCTCGTCAATTCTTGCCGGAATCATACTCAGTCTGGTAAACTATATAGTAAGTAGCGCCTTCGTTATCAAGCCGGCGCCAGAATAA
- a CDS encoding ATP-binding cassette domain-containing protein, which produces MNAITATNLTKRYGDFVAVDSLNLSIEKGELFSLLGVNGAGKTTLIKMLSCLSQPTQGDAILLGNSITEKPQAVKQMINVSPQETAVAGNLSVRENLELIAGLYGQSAHNASESASRMASQFKLETVEHKKAKHLSGGMQRRLSIAMALISNPKILFIDEPTLGLDIFSRRELWGAIESLKGTVTTLLTTHYLEEIEALSDRVGVMARGKLVAIGTVAELQKQTNTHTLEDAFVALVGGIR; this is translated from the coding sequence ATGAATGCAATCACTGCGACCAACTTAACAAAACGCTACGGTGACTTTGTCGCAGTCGACAGCCTTAATCTATCAATTGAAAAGGGTGAGTTATTTTCACTACTTGGTGTCAATGGTGCGGGTAAGACGACATTGATTAAAATGTTATCTTGCTTAAGCCAACCAACACAAGGTGATGCTATTTTACTCGGCAATAGTATTACCGAAAAACCTCAGGCAGTCAAACAGATGATCAACGTTTCACCACAAGAAACTGCTGTAGCTGGTAATTTATCAGTCCGCGAGAATCTCGAACTGATCGCTGGACTCTACGGACAATCTGCTCATAACGCCAGTGAGAGCGCCTCGCGTATGGCAAGCCAATTCAAGCTCGAAACTGTCGAACATAAAAAAGCTAAGCATTTGTCTGGCGGCATGCAGCGACGCCTGTCGATCGCCATGGCGCTCATCTCAAATCCAAAAATATTATTCATTGACGAACCAACGCTAGGTCTTGATATTTTTTCGCGCCGTGAGTTATGGGGGGCAATTGAGTCACTCAAAGGTACAGTGACGACGCTGCTCACAACCCACTATCTCGAGGAAATTGAAGCATTGTCTGATCGTGTCGGCGTTATGGCGCGCGGCAAGCTCGTGGCGATCGGTACAGTAGCAGAACTGCAAAAACAAACCAATACGCACACTCTCGAGGATGCGTTTGTCGCACTTGTAGGAGGTATTCGATGA